A DNA window from Suncus etruscus isolate mSunEtr1 chromosome 8, mSunEtr1.pri.cur, whole genome shotgun sequence contains the following coding sequences:
- the GPR180 gene encoding integral membrane protein GPR180, with protein MGALRLLAVALTCYCWWPPGSQGKTLRGSFSSAAARDAQGQSIGLFEFHGDHALLCVRINNPAVAVEKEAKLYLYQAQEWLKLQENSKRYSCSEALSKAQITMTLNQTEHNLTVSQIPHPQMWHVFYADRLTCQANNGNALMEDIPFEMMLLNPDAEGNPYDHFSAGESGLHEFFFLLVLVYFVIACIYAQSLWQAIRKGGPMHGILKVLTTALLLQACSALANYVHFSRYSKDGTGVPLIGTLAELFDIASQIQMLYLLLSLCVGWTIVRMKKSQSRPLQWDSTPASTGIAVFIVITQSILLLWEQFEESSPHSYHSHHLARILLIILRVSLAFSFGCGLYQIISVERSTLKREFYITFAKGCILWFLCHPGLACISVVFSDYQRDKFITMGVILCQSVSMVILYRLFLSHSLYWEVSSLSSVTLPLTISSGHKSRPHF; from the exons ATGGGGGCGCTGCGGCTGCTGGCAGTGGCCCTCACCTGCTACTGCTGGTGGCCGCCGGGCAGCCAGGGGAAGACCCTGCGGGGCAGCTTTAGCAGCGCAGCGGCCCGAGATGCCCAAGGCCAGAGCATAGGCCTCTTCGAATTCCATG GGGACCATGCTCTTCTGTGTGTCAGAATCAACAACCCAGCTGTAGCTGTTGAAAAAGAAGCTAAACTCTACTTGTATCAAGCCCAGGAATGGCTAAAACTACAGGAAAACAGTAAGCGTTATAGCTGTAGTGAAGCGTTATCCAAAGCTCAAATAACAA tGACCTTAAATCAGACCGAGCATAATCTGACAGTGTCCCAGATCCCGCACCCACAAATGTGGCACGTGTTTTATGCAGACAGATTGACTTGCCAAGCTAATAATGGCAATGCTCTGATGGAAGATATCCCATTTGAAATGATGCTACTAAATCCAGATGCTGAAGGAAATCCATATGATCATTTTAGTGCTGGAGAATCTG GCTTACATGAGTTCTTCTTCCTCCTGGTCCTCGTGTACTTCGTGATTGCTTGCATCTATGCTCAGTCGCTGTGGCAGGCGATCAGGAAAGGGGGACCCATGCACGGGATTCTCAAGGTTCTGACCACGGCCTTGCTCTTACAAGCCTGCTCAGCTCTTGCTAATTATGTTCATTTCTCCAG GTACTCCAAAGATGGAACAGGGGTCCCTCTTATAGGAACTTTGGCAGAAC TTTTTGACATCGCTTCCCAAATCCAGATGTTGTATCTCCTTCTGAGTCTGTGCGTGGGCTGGACCATCGTCCGGATGAAGAAGTCTCAGAGCAGACCCCTCCAGTGGGACTCGACGCCCGCCTCCACTGGCATTGCCGTGTTCATCGTCATCACGCAG agtATTTTGCTACTTTGGGAGCAGTTCGAAGAATCCAGCCCTCACAGTTACCATTCTCACCACCTCGCCAGGATACTTCTCATCATTTTACGAGTTAGTCTCGCCTTCTCCTTTGGCTGCGGCCTATACCAGATCATCTCTGTGGAGAGAAGTACTCTGAAACGGGAGTTTTACATCACCTTTGCCAAA GGGTGTATCTTGTGGTTTTTATGCCACCCGGGTCTTGCTTGCATATCTGTGGTTTTTAGTGACTACCAAAGAGATAAG TTTATCACAATGGGCGTCATCCTCTGCCAGTCTGTCTCCATGGTCATTCTCTATAGACTCTTCCTGTCTCACAGTCTGTACTGGGAAGTTTCCTCGCTCTCCTCTGTAACGCTGCCCCTGACCATCTCGTCCGGACACAAAAGTCGACCTCACTTCTAA